The Streptomyces sp. NBC_00286 nucleotide sequence AGGCGGCACAGCAGAACTGATCTCAATACCCGGGCAAGGCACGGAAGTAGAACTAAGGGCACCGAAAAGTCGACGTGAGGATGTCGCGCCCTGAAGGGGCGCGGGGCTGTATAAATGTGCGGCTCCGCCGCGCGGGCGCGACCAGCCACGACGGCCCCTCAGCCAAAACACGACCCATGGGGGCCTTGGGGCGAAGCCCCCAGTTCCGGGAAAGGGCGGGGCTGGGGAAAAGAAAGCCACGAAGCGGGAGCAACGATGAGTAACCAGCAAAGCCCGATCAAGGTCATGGTGGTAGACGACCACCCCATGTGGCGGGACGCCGTGGCTCGCGACCTGACCGAGGCCGGCTTCAACGTAATGGCCACGGCAGGCGACGGCGACCAGGCAATACGCCGAGCCCAGGCAGCCACCCCCGACGTACTGGTACTGGACCTGAACCTCCCCGCCAAGCCCGGCGTACAGGTCTGCAAGGAACTAGTCGGAGCCAACCCAGCCCTACGCGTCCTCGTCCTCTCCGCAAGCGGCGAACACGCCGACGTCCTGGAAGCAGTCAAGTCAGGAGCCACCGGCTACCTCCTGAAGTCCGCCTCCACGGAGGAACTCATCGACGCGGTCCGCCGCACAGCCGCAGGCGACCCCGTCTTCACCCCCGGCCTAGCAGGCCTGGTCCTGGGCGAGTACCGCAGACTCGCCTCCGAGCCCGCCCCCGCCCCCGGCGCAGACGAGCCCAAGGCCCCCCAGCTGACCGACCGCGAGACGGAGGTCCTGCGCCTGGTAGCCAAGGGCCTGAGCTACAAGCAGATCGCCGAACGCCTCGTGATCTCCCACCGCACCGTCCAGAACCACGTCCAGAACACCCTCGGCAAACTCCAGCTCCACAACCGCGTAGAACTCGTCCGCTACGCAATCGAGCGAGGCCTCGACGACGAGTAGACGAGTAACCAAGAGCCAAGCCACCGCCCGCCCAGCCGTCAGCCGCGAACAACCGGCACCGAGTCAACCCATCCACCCGGCACCCACCTTCGAGTGAACCTCGAAGATCAATCTCCGCACAATTCACCGGAATTGACCTTCCGCCCCATGCCTAAGTGACCTGGATCACTATTAGCGTGACCTCCATCAGGCAACCGCGGCGAAGGGACTTTTCCAATGCGGGTCGGAGTACTGACCGGAGGCGGCGACTGCCCCGGACTCAACGCCGTCATCCGAGGCATCGTCCGCAAGGGCGTGCAGGAGTACGGCTACGACTTCACCGGCTACCGGGACGGCTGGCGCGGTCCGCTGGAGGGCGACACCACCCAGCTCGACATCCCCGCCGTACGCGGCATCCTGCCGCGTGGCGGCACCATCCTCGGCTCCTCGCGCACCAACCCCCTCAAGGTGGACGGCGGCATCCGCCGGATCAAGGAGAACCTCGAAAAGGACGAGGTCGACGCCCTGATCGCGATCGGCGGAGAGGACACCCTCGGCGTCGCCGCGAGCCTCTCCGACGACTACGGCGTCCCCTGCGTAGGCGTACCCAAGACCATCGACAACGACCTCTCGGCCACCGACTACACCTTCGGCTTCGACACGGCCGTCAACATCGCCACGGAGGCCATCGACCGCCTCCACACCACCGCCGAGTCACATATGCGTGTCCTCGTCGTCGAGGTCATGGGCCGGCACGCGGGCTGGATCGCCATCCACTCCGGACTGGCCGGCGGCGCCAACGTCATCCTCATCCCCGAGCAGCCCTTCGACGTCGACCAGGTCTGCGCCTGGGTCACCTCCCGCTTCAAGGCCTCGTACGCCCCGATCGTCGTCGTCTCCGAGGGAGCGAAGCCCAAGGACGGCGACATGGTGCTCAAGGACGGTTCTCTGGACGAGTTCGGGCACGTCCGGCTCTCCGGCGTCGGCGAATGGCTCTCCAAGGAGATCGAGAAGCGCACCGGCAAGGAGGCCCGTACGACCGTCCTCGGCCATGTGCAGCGCGGCGGCACCCCCAGCGCCTTCGACCGCTGGCTCGCCACCCGCTTCGGCCTGCACGCCATCGACGCGGTCCGCGAGGGCGACTTCGGCAAGATGGTCGCCCTGCGCGGTACCGACATCGTGCGCGTCCCGATCGCTGAGGCCACGGCCCGGCTGAAGACCGTGGACCCGAAGCTGTACGAGGAGGTCGGCGTGTTCTTCGGCTGAGGCCGCCCGACACCCCGTACGCGACCTACACGGCGGGGCGCCGCTCGGAGACCGTGCCGGTGCCCCGCAGCTGACCGATCAACTCCCGTACGACAGCGGTGCCGTTGAGGCTCAGCACCGACTCCGGATGGAACTGCACCCCCGCGAACCCGGGCCCACGCAGCCCGTGCACCTCCCCGCTGTCACTCCGGCTGACCTCGACACCCTGCGCCGCCAGCTCCGCCGCGCTCTCGTCGTCGCAGCGCGCCACGAAGCTGTTGTAGAAGCCGACGGTCTCCGTCCGCCCGAAGAGGTCGATCTCCGTCTGCGCACCCTGGTACGGGACTTCCTTCCGTACGATCTCCAGGCCCAGCTCCGCCGCGATCAGCTCGTGCCCGAGGCAGACACCGAGCACACGGTGCCGGTGACCGCCGATCACCTCGGTGGTGAGCCCGCGCAGGAACGCCATCTTGGGATCGGCCGTGTCCGAGGGATCGCCCGGACCGGGACCAAGCACCAGCGGCCCCTCATGCGCCAGAACCGCCTCCCGCAGCCCCGGCTCGTCGTACCGCCGCACGGACACCTCGAGACCCGACGAACGCAGCAGATGCGCGAGCATCGCCGTGAAAGTGTCCTCCCCGTCGACCACCAGCGCATGGCCCTCCAATTCGGCCGAACGCTCCTGCATCCGCAGCCAGAACGGCGCCAGCGAGGACCGCCGCCCGTCGAGCGCGGCCCGCACCCGCGGATCGTCGGCCAGCCGGGGCCGTACGCGCTCCTCGGCCCGCCTTCCGGGCCGTACCCCCAGAGCGGCCAGCACCCCCGCCGCCTTCGCATGCGTCTCGGCGACCTCGCTCGCCGGATCGGAGCCACGGACGAGCGTGGCACCGACCGGCACCCGCAGCTTTCCGTCGGCGTCGATGTCGGCCGTACGGATCAGAATGGGGGAGTCGAGCGTCTGGGCACCGCCGGAGTCCCGGCCGACGAGCGCCAGCGCCCCGGCGTAGTACCCGCGGCCACCCACCTCGTGCCGCTCGATCACCCGGCAGGCGTTCTGCACCGGCGACCCGGTGACGGTCGCCGCGAACATCGTCTCGCGCAGGACGTCGCGCACATCGAGCGACGACCGCCCCCGCAACTCGTACTCCGTGTGCGCGAGATGGGCCATCTCCTTCAGCCGCGGCCCGATGACGACCCCGCCCATGTCGCCGACCGTGCACATCATCTTGAGCTCCTCGTCGACGACCATCGACAGCTCCTCGATCTCCTTGCCGTCGGCGAGGAAGTCCAGCAGATCCTCGGGAGTCGGTCCTTCGGCCGGATAGCGATACGTCCCGCTGATCGGGTTCATGACCACCGTCCCGCCCGCCATGCGGACGTGCACCTCGGGACTCGCCCCGACAAGCGTCCGCTCTCCGGTGTGCACCACGAAGGTCCAGTACGCCCCCCGCTCCCCGACGAGCAGCCGCCGGAACAGCGCGAGCGCGTCCGCTCTGCCGAAGCAGGGGATCTCCCCCTCGTACGTACGCCGGATCACGAAGTTCGCGCCCTCGCCCTGCCCGATCTCCTCCCGCAGCACGCGCCCGACGATCTCCGCGTACTCCTCGTCGTCGACGTCGAAGCCACCGCCCGTCACGTTCACGTCGTGCGCGGGCAGCTGCGACAGGGCCTGGTCCAGGGGGAGTTCGTACGTCTCCTCGGGGGTCAGCACCGAGAGCGGCGTACCGTCGTCGCGGACGTCGAAGCCGCGCTCGCGGATCTGCCGGAAGGGGATGAGGGCCAGGCCCTCGTCGGGAATGTCGGCGAGACGGTCGTACGTGGCGACCGGGCCGAGCAGGACTTCTACGGTGTCGTGGTCGTGTCCGGGGGTACGGCGGCGCAGCAGGGCGAACGGGCGGTCGTCGTGCAGGAGCCGGGTCAGGTGCATGAGTTCCTCTTCCGTCGTGATCGTCGGTGATCGATGCCGATTGATCGGGAGGAACGGCCCTGGTCGTGAAAACACTGAAGGCCGCCCCTCGGGCGGCCTTCGCGAAGTCTTGCGTACGCGCAGTCAGTGGGCCGCCGGGTGAGCGGTCCACCACCAGTTCTGGTTCTGGGTTTTGGTCGAGTGCGCGAACATGTGCGGCACCTTATCCCATACGGAGCCCATGCCGGGGCCCGGTCGCGGGGGCGGTTCACTGCCTCCAGGCTTTGTCTCACCAGTCGAACCGGACGAAAATCGCTCGACACGACCCCGTAATGTTTAGTGGGTGACCGTGAACGCTGATACCCAAGCCGTCGCTGCGCAAGCGACCTGGCGAGACCTGCCCGCGGCGCAGCAGCCCGACTACCCCGATGCCGAGGCCCTGCGCGAAGTGATCGCCGAGCTGGCGAGCTATCCGCCCCTCGTCTTCGCGGGCGAGTGCGACCAGCTGCGCGCCCGGATGGGGGCCGTCGCCAAGGGCGAGGCGTTCCTCCTGCAGGGCGGCGACTGCGCGGAGAGCTTCGACGCCGTGGGCGCCGAGCAGATCCGCGCCAAGTTGAAGACGTTGCTGCAGATGGGCGCCGTCCTCACGTACGCGGCCTCCGTGCCGGTCGTGAAGGTGGGCCGGATCGCCGGCCAGTACTCCAAGCCGCGCTCCAAGCCGACCGAGACCCGCGACGGCGTGACCCTGCCGACGTACCGCGGCGACTCCGTCAACGGCTTCGAGTTCACCGAGGCGGCCCGCATCCCGGACCCCGAGCGCTTGAAGCGGATGTACCACGCCTCCGCCTCCACGCTGAACCTGGTGCGCGCCTTCACCACGGGCGGCTACGCCGACCTGCGTCAGGTGCACGCCTGGAACCAGGACTTCGTGAAGTCGTCCCCCTCCGGGCAGCGCTACGAGCAGCTCGCGCGCGAGATCGACCAGGCGCTGAACTTCATGCACGCCTGCGGGGCCGACCCGGAGGAGTTCAAGACGGTCGAGTTCTACTCCTCCCACGAGGCGCTGCTGCTCGACTACGAATCGGCGCTGACCAGGGTTGATTCCCGTACGGGGCAGTTGTACGACGTCTCCGGGCACATGGTGTGGATCGGTGAGCGCACCCGTCAGCTGGACGGCGCGCACATCGAGTTCGCCTCGAAGATCCGCAACCCGCTCGGCATCAAGCTGGGCCCGACGACGACGGCCGAGGACGCGCTGCAGTACATCGAGCGTCTCGACCCGGAGCGTGAGCCGGGCCGGCTGACCTTCGTCGTCCGGATGGGCGCCGACAAGGTCCGCGACAAGCTGCCCGAGCTGGTGGAGAAGGTCACCGCCTCGGGCGCGACCGTGGCCTGGGTGACCGACCCGATGCACGGCAACACCTTCGAGGCGGCGTCCGGGCACAAGACCCGCCGCTTCGACGACGTACTCGACGAGGTCAAGGGCTTCTTCGAGGTCCACAAGGAGCTGGGCACGCACCCGGGCGGCATCCATGTCGAGCTGACCGGTGACGATGTCACCGAGTGCGTGGGCGGCGGCGACGAGATCTTCGTCGACGATCTGCACCAGCGTTACGAGACGGCCTGCGACCCGCGGCTGAACCGCAGCCAGTCCCTGGATCTGGCGTTCCTGGTGGCGGAGATGTACCGCGACCAGTAGCCCTCCGGTGGGTGCACAGGGCATGCGATGGGGCGTGGATCACATACGATCCACGCCCCATCCCACTTTTACGATGCACCACTGACGGGTAAGGTTAGGTTTGCCTCACCGATAAATCTGCCGATAAGTCGGGATGGCGCGACCTGTCTGTCCCGCTTTTCTCCCGTCGGGTGGTGAACCGCGTGTACGTCTGCAACTGCTTCGGTGTCACCGAGGCGCAGGTGAGGCAGCATGCGGAAGCCGGTGCTTGCACGCCTCGCCAGATCGCGTCGGCCTGCAAGGCGGGCACCGACTGCGGGTCCTGCGTACGACGCATTCAGGCACTGTTGGGCCGGGCCGCGTCCCGCGGTGAGGTCGCCGATCAGGCGCGGTCCGCGCTCGCCGGGGTGTCGGAGCTGGACGAAGCCGCGTAGGCGTGAAGCCGCGTAGGTGGGCGGCTGCTCAGCTGTCCGGCTGTTCGATGAGCTGGGCGATGTAGAGGGCCTCGCCGAGTTTCTCCACCAGTTCCAGCTGGGTGTCCAGGTAGTCGATGTGATGCTCCTCGTCCTTGAGGATCGACTCGAAGATGTTGGCCGAGGTGATGTCGCCCTTGTTCCGCATCACCTCGATGCCGCGCCTGAGGCGGTCGATCGCCTCGACTTCGACCTGCCGGTCGGCCTTGAACATCTCGGTGACCGTCTGTCCGACGCGCACGTGGAAGAGTCGCTGGTAGTTCGGCAGGCCCTCCAGGAAGAGGATCCGGTCGGTGAGCACCTCTGCGTGCTTCATCTCGTCGAAGGACTCGGCCCGTGTGTATTTCGCGAGCTTTGTCCAGCCGAAGTTCTCCTGCATTTTCGCGTGCAGGAAGTACTGGTTGATCGCGGTGAGTTCGGCGGTCAACTGCTCGTTGAGGAATTCGAGGACCTCGGGGTCGCCCTGCATTGCAGAGGCTCCTTCCACGCGGGTAACAGGCAGGATGCGCCGCATGATTCCACCGGCATCTGAGGCCGTCCAGTAAGTGCAGGCTTAGTAGCAGATGCCCGAATCGGGACAGGCCTGGTCATCTGCACCGACTCCGGTCTGTCAGGATGGAGGCATGGGTCAGCCGGTGGAGCGAGAATCTGGAGATGCGGCGCAGTCGGAGCTTCCGCCGGGGCAGCGACTGCAGCGTGGCTGGCCGGTTACGCACTACGGGCCCGTCCCCAAGTTCCGGCCCGAACGCTGGGAGTTCAGGGTCTTCGGCGCCACCGCCGATGGCGAGAAGCACTGCTGGAACCACGAGGAATTCTCGGCCCTGCCGTATACCACCGTCGTGGCCGACCTGCACTGCGTGACGAAGTTCAGCATGCTCGGAGCCGAATGGGGCGGCGTCCCGGCCCGTACGCTCCTGGAAATCGCCCCGCCCGCAGCCACCGTCACGCATGTCATGGTCTGGGCGGAATACGGCTTCAGCTCGAACCTCCGCCTCACCGACTTCGCCGCCGAGCGCACGATCTTCGCCACCCACAAGGACGGCGAACTCCTCACCGCGGAACACGGCTTCCCACTACGCCTGGTGGTACCCCACCTGTACGCCTGGAAGGGCCCCAAGTGGGTCCGCGGCATCGAATACATGACAGCCGACCGCCGCGGCTTCTGGGAAGAACGCGGCTACCACAACATCGGCGACCCCTGGCGCGAACAGCGCTACTCGTACCAGGAGGAGCCGGGGGACGGGCCTGAGCTCTGAGCTCCCGCAGGCGAGTGCTGTCGTTCTGGCCGCGGCGGTAGGCTCATGGCCGGTACCACGACAACTGTGCAGGGAGCCCTCCATGGCCGTGTTCAACGTGATCTTCTCGGAGGCTGCGGCGCGGGTCCGTGACAGCCTGCCGGAGGACCGCCTTGAGGTACTCCAGCGCGGTCTGGCCATAGTGGCCAAGGATCCGCGAACCAAGATCTCCGCGGCCATCTCGGGGGACGAGAACACCCGGTCGCTCGCGCTGACTCACTCCATGGCGATCGAGTACGTCATCAGTGACGGTCTGCTGATCGTGCTAGTGGTCCACCTCGTCGACACGTCACACGTGCTCTTCGAGACGGAGGACTGACCCGGCGCGTAGCCCTCAGCCGTCCCGGAGTTTTTTGAGCCGCTCCACGTCCGCCGCGTGGCCTTCCTTGCCGCCGGGCGTCTCGATGATCAGGGGTACGTCGGCGGTGGCGGGGTGGGTCATCAGGGCGCGGAAGGGGTCCTCGCCGATGTGGCCGGCGCCGATATTCGCGTGGCGGTCCTTGTGGGCGCCGACCACGGCCTGGGAGTCGTTGGCGTGGATCAGTTTCAGGCGGCCCTCGCCGATTGTGTCGACCAGTAGGTCGAGGGTCTGGTGTGTGCCGGTGGGGCCGGTGAGGTCGTGGCCTGCGGCGAAGATGTGGCAGGTGTCCAGGCAGACGCCGAGCTTCGGGTGGGCGTCGAGTGCTTCGAAGTACGGGCCGAAGTCCCAGGTCCGGGAGCAGAGGGACGCGCCCTGGCCAGCGGTCGACTCGATGAGCAGGTCGGGGTCGTCGTCGTGGGTCAGCTCGTCGAGGAGCGGCAGCAGATGCTCTCGTACCTGCTGCAGCGCGACCGCCCGCGTCCGGCCGCCGGTCGCCGAACCGGTGTGGACGACGACTCCCCGCGCCCCGATCGCGCGCCCGCGCCGCAGTGAGTGCCGCAGCGACTCCACGGACCGCTCCAGGGTCGCTTCGGTGTGCGAGCCGAGGTTGATCAGATAGGGCGCGTGGACGTACGCGGGGATCGACCCCGCCGCACAGGCCGCACGGAACTCCTCGTCCTGCCGCGGATTCCCCGGCGGAGTCGCCCAGCCGCGCGGGTTGGCGACGAAGACCTGGACGGTCTCGGCGCCCAGATCACGCGCGTACGACAGGCCTACGGAGGCGAGACCGCCGGCCACGGGGACATGGCTGCCGACGGGGTTGCGGGACTGCGGAGTGCTCACCCGTTCAGGGTGCCATGGGGTCCCGCGCACCCCGTCGGCGGATGCCGATCAGCCCTGGCCGACCCCCGTCACTCGATCTCGATGGTGATCTCTGAGCCCTCCGGTGCCGTCTCGCCACCGGTCACCGACTGGCCCTTGACCGTGTCCCCACCGAAGAGCCCGAGGAAGCCCCCGTCCTCCTTGACCTTGAAGCCGGCGCCCTCCAGCTCCCGCCTGGCGTCGTCGACCTTGTCGCCCACCACGTCCGGGACCTCGATCTGCTTGGGGCCCTTGGAGATCGTCAGCGTGACGGTGTCGCCCTCGCCCAACTGCCGTTCCGGGGACGGCGACTGCCGGGCGACCAGGCCCGCCTCGAACTCGGAGTTGATCTGCTGGGGGGCGATCTCGACCTTCAGGCCCGCGTCCTCGAGCTCCTGCCGCGCGTCGGCGAGCTCGTCGCCCGTGACATCCGGCACATCCACCGGGCTGCCCTTGCTGACGGTGAGCGCGATGGCGGAGCCCGCGCGGCGCGTGGTGCCCGCACCCGGCTCCGTACTGATCACAAAGCCGAAGGTGACCTCGTCGCTGAAGGCCGTGGTGATCATGCCCGCCTTCAGACCCTGCTCCTTCAGTCGCTCCCTGGCCTTGTCCAGCGCGTAGCCCTCCACGTCCGGCACCCGTACGTTCTTCGGGCCCCTGGAGATCGTCAGCGACACCGGGTCGTTGTCACGGATCCGGGCGCCCGCCTTGGGGTCGCTGCTGATGACCGTGCCGCGCTCGACGGTGTCGCTGTACTCACGCTCAACCGGCCCCACATCGAGCCCGGCGCTTGCGAGCCGGTCCTTGGCCTTCGCCTCCGTCATCGCGAGCAGCGGCGGGACCTTCGTGAACTGGCCGGAGTTGATGTACCAGACACCCGCACCGAGCCCGAGAACCAGCAGCACGGCCCCGACGATCGCGAACACACCGCGCCGCGGGAACGGGGCACGGGCACGGCGACGCGAGGGGACGTCGGGAGGCGGGGCCTGAAGGACGCTCGTGTGCTGGACCCCGCGATCGCCGCCGTCCTCGTTCACCGGAAGCGGCCGTGGCATGGACAGCGCACGCGGGATCACGCTCGTACGGTCCTCGCCGATGTCGTGGTCCTCGGTGAGCGCCTGCGGAGGCACCGCGTCCAGCTGCTCGGCGGTCAGCCTGCCGCGCGCGTCGCGGACCTGAGCGAGCAGGGCCACGGCGTCGTGCGGACGTACGTCTGCGCGGCGGGCGGTCGCCGACGCGACCAGTTCGTCGAGCTCGTAGGCCAGGCCCGGCACTTCCGCCGACGGCGGCGGTACGTCCTCGTGGAGGTGCTTGTAGAGCACCGCGGCGGGCGAGTCCGCGAGGTGCGGCCGGTCGCCGGTCAGCATTTCGTAGAGGACGATTCCGCAGGCGTACACGTCGACGCGTGGATCGGCCGTGCCGTGTTCTATCTGCTCCGGGGCCAGATACGACACTGTGCCGAGCACGGACCCCGTCGTGTTGGTGACCGTGTCAACGGCTCGTACGAGACCGAAATCGGCCACCTTGACCCGGCCGTCGTCCCCTATCAGGACGTTCTCCGGCTTCATGTCACGGTGCACGAACCCGGCGCGGTGCGCCCCGCCGAGCGCGGCGAGCACCGGCTCCAGGATGTCGAGCGCCGCCCGCGGCTGCAGGGCCCCGCGCTCGTGCAGTACGTCCCTCAGCGTGCACCCGGCGACATACTCCATGGCCAGGTAGACGTACGGCCCGTCGGTCCCCTGGTCGAAAACCTGCACCACATTGGGGTGCGCGAGTCTGGCCACCGACTTGGCCTCGCGGATGAACCGCTCCACGAACGTGGCGTCCGCGGCCAGCCCGGGATGCATCACCTTGAGCGCGAGCACGCGGTCCAGGCGGGTGTCCACGGCCCGATAGACCGTGGCCATCCCACCGACCGCGATGCGCGCGTCGATGCGGTACCGGCCGTCGAGCACCTGACCGACCAACGGGTCCTGAAGGGTCGTATCCACGCAGGTGAGTGTACGAGCCGACACTGTCAACGCCGCGTGATCGGTGAAGATTCGGGTCCGGACTGCAGCCGAGCTGTGACGAGATCGCAGGTCACACCGGTACCACAGGGCACACCGGGATCAACAGCGCGAGGGGGAGCGCCGCCTCGAGGGCTGGTGGCTGGATCACGCCCGTAAGGCACGGGGCTGTGTCGATATGCGGCTCCGCAGCGTGGACGCGACAGCGCCCCAAAGGGGCGCGGGGAACTGCGCGACAAGCCACGGCGGGCCCGCAGTCGCCCACGAACTCAACCCCCCCGCCCGGTAGGCGCCCCACCCTCCACCCCGCGCCCGGCATGCCCGCCCCCACCCGCCGGAGGCAGCGGCGGGGCCTGGGGCGCAGCCCACAGTTTCGGGAAGGGGCGGGCTTGGGGAAAGAAACCCCCGCCCGCTCAAAACGCCGGCCGCTCCGGATCCAGCCGAGCCAAGCCCTCCGCAGGAGACGACGCCGAGGCGAAGTGGCGGCGAGGAATGCGGCCGGCGAGCCGAGCCAACCGCCCCGCCTCCACCGCGTGCTTCATGGCCTCAGCCATAAGCACCGGTTCCTGAGCCCGAGTAACGGCAGAAGCGAGCATCACCCCCGCACACCCCAACTCCATGGCCAACGCGGCATCGGACGCCGTACCGGCCCCCGCATCCAAAATGACCGGCACGCGCGCGTGCTCCACGATCAACTGAAAGTTGTGCGGATTCCGAATCCCCAGCCCCGACCCGATAGGCGACCCGAGCGGCATGATCGCCGCACACCCCACATCCTCCAGCTTCCGCGCCAGAACGGGATCATCGTTCGTGTAGGGCAACACAGTGAACCCGTCATCCACGAGAGTCTCCGCCGCGTCGAGCAACTCGATCGGATCCGGCAGCAAGGTCCGCTCATCAGCGATGACCTCGAGCTTCACCAGCGAGGTACCCAGCGCTTCCCGAGCAAGCCGGGCGGTCAGCACAGCCTCCCCGGCGGTGTAACACCCCGCCGTGTTCGGCAGCACCCGAATCCCCAGCCGCTCAAGCACAGACAGCACCGACCCCTGCACGGAAGCGTTTACGCGCCGCATGGCCACCGTCGTCAACTCCGTGCCGGACGCGACAAGCGAGCGCTCCAGCACATCGAGGCTGGGTGCCCCACCGGTGCCCATGATGAGGCGGGACGTGAAGGACGCACCGCCGATGAGGAACGGATCGTCGGCCATGGCTCAGCCTCCTTGGACGGCGGTGAGGACTTCGATGCGGTCTCCCTCGGAGAGGCGTGTGTCCGGCCACTGCGCGCGCGGGACGACGGTTTCGTTGAGCGCGGCGGCGACTCCGGAGGGCGCCTTGGTGAGGGTGGCGACCAGTGCGTCGAGGGCGGTGCCGGCGGCGATCTCCTGCCGCTCACCGTTGACGAACACGTTCATGACGATGACGTTCCTGACGAAGGCGTTCATACGGGCTGCTCCGTGCGGGCCGTACTGAAGCGCTTGGGCGTGAACGCCCGGGCCTCTTCCGGGAGTTCACCGGTGGTCAGCAGGTGCGCCATGGCGTCGCCCGTGACGGGGGTGAGCAGAACGCCGTTGCGGTAGTGACCGGTGGCCAGGAGCAGGCCGTCCAGCTCCGTCGGGCCGAGCAGGGGCGCGTTGTCGGGGGAACCGGGGCGCAGTCCCGCGCGGGTCTCGTTGAGCGGGAGTTCGGTGATGCCGGGCACCAACTCATGGGCGTCGCGCAGCAGTTCGTACACGCCGCCCGCGGTCACCGTGGTGTCCCAGCCCAGTTCCTCACTCGTCGCGCCGACGACCAGCTCACCGCTCTCACGCGGCACCAGGTACACATGGCTGCCCCGGACGACGGCCCGCACGGTGCGGCTCAGGAAGGGCGCGTACCGCTTCGGCACGGTCAGCCGCAGCACCTGGCCCTTCACCGGCCGTACGGGCGGCAGCACGGCGTCGGGAACGCCCGCGAGCCGCCCGCTGAGGCTGCCCCCGGCGAGGACGACCTGGCCCGCGGCCAACTCGGTCCCGTCGGTGGTGACGACCCCGGTGGCCCGGTCACCTGCGACCCGGAGCCGTTCCGCCCAGACCCGGTGGAAGACCACTCCGGCCCGCTCGCACGCCGCGACCAGCGCCTTGGCGAGCCGCCGTGGATCGATCTGGTGGTCGCCGTCGACCCTGAGCCCTCCGCGCACGCCCGGCGCGAGCATCGGCTCCAGGCGCCGACACTCGCGCCCGCTCAGCCACTCGGAATCAAGGCCCGACTGGACTTGCAGCGCGTGCAGTTCGCGCAGATGGGCGCGGTCGTCGGCGTCCAGCGCGACGGCGAGCGCACCGCACTGGCGATAGCCGAGGTCCAGGCCCGTTGCCTCGGTGAGCTCGGCGGCGAACTCCGGATAGCGCCGGGCGGA carries:
- a CDS encoding response regulator transcription factor, with protein sequence MSNQQSPIKVMVVDDHPMWRDAVARDLTEAGFNVMATAGDGDQAIRRAQAATPDVLVLDLNLPAKPGVQVCKELVGANPALRVLVLSASGEHADVLEAVKSGATGYLLKSASTEELIDAVRRTAAGDPVFTPGLAGLVLGEYRRLASEPAPAPGADEPKAPQLTDRETEVLRLVAKGLSYKQIAERLVISHRTVQNHVQNTLGKLQLHNRVELVRYAIERGLDDE
- a CDS encoding 6-phosphofructokinase, which codes for MRVGVLTGGGDCPGLNAVIRGIVRKGVQEYGYDFTGYRDGWRGPLEGDTTQLDIPAVRGILPRGGTILGSSRTNPLKVDGGIRRIKENLEKDEVDALIAIGGEDTLGVAASLSDDYGVPCVGVPKTIDNDLSATDYTFGFDTAVNIATEAIDRLHTTAESHMRVLVVEVMGRHAGWIAIHSGLAGGANVILIPEQPFDVDQVCAWVTSRFKASYAPIVVVSEGAKPKDGDMVLKDGSLDEFGHVRLSGVGEWLSKEIEKRTGKEARTTVLGHVQRGGTPSAFDRWLATRFGLHAIDAVREGDFGKMVALRGTDIVRVPIAEATARLKTVDPKLYEEVGVFFG
- a CDS encoding anthranilate synthase family protein, whose product is MHLTRLLHDDRPFALLRRRTPGHDHDTVEVLLGPVATYDRLADIPDEGLALIPFRQIRERGFDVRDDGTPLSVLTPEETYELPLDQALSQLPAHDVNVTGGGFDVDDEEYAEIVGRVLREEIGQGEGANFVIRRTYEGEIPCFGRADALALFRRLLVGERGAYWTFVVHTGERTLVGASPEVHVRMAGGTVVMNPISGTYRYPAEGPTPEDLLDFLADGKEIEELSMVVDEELKMMCTVGDMGGVVIGPRLKEMAHLAHTEYELRGRSSLDVRDVLRETMFAATVTGSPVQNACRVIERHEVGGRGYYAGALALVGRDSGGAQTLDSPILIRTADIDADGKLRVPVGATLVRGSDPASEVAETHAKAAGVLAALGVRPGRRAEERVRPRLADDPRVRAALDGRRSSLAPFWLRMQERSAELEGHALVVDGEDTFTAMLAHLLRSSGLEVSVRRYDEPGLREAVLAHEGPLVLGPGPGDPSDTADPKMAFLRGLTTEVIGGHRHRVLGVCLGHELIAAELGLEIVRKEVPYQGAQTEIDLFGRTETVGFYNSFVARCDDESAAELAAQGVEVSRSDSGEVHGLRGPGFAGVQFHPESVLSLNGTAVVRELIGQLRGTGTVSERRPAV
- a CDS encoding trp operon leader peptide, giving the protein MGSVWDKVPHMFAHSTKTQNQNWWWTAHPAAH
- a CDS encoding class II 3-deoxy-7-phosphoheptulonate synthase; the protein is MTVNADTQAVAAQATWRDLPAAQQPDYPDAEALREVIAELASYPPLVFAGECDQLRARMGAVAKGEAFLLQGGDCAESFDAVGAEQIRAKLKTLLQMGAVLTYAASVPVVKVGRIAGQYSKPRSKPTETRDGVTLPTYRGDSVNGFEFTEAARIPDPERLKRMYHASASTLNLVRAFTTGGYADLRQVHAWNQDFVKSSPSGQRYEQLAREIDQALNFMHACGADPEEFKTVEFYSSHEALLLDYESALTRVDSRTGQLYDVSGHMVWIGERTRQLDGAHIEFASKIRNPLGIKLGPTTTAEDALQYIERLDPEREPGRLTFVVRMGADKVRDKLPELVEKVTASGATVAWVTDPMHGNTFEAASGHKTRRFDDVLDEVKGFFEVHKELGTHPGGIHVELTGDDVTECVGGGDEIFVDDLHQRYETACDPRLNRSQSLDLAFLVAEMYRDQ
- a CDS encoding (2Fe-2S)-binding protein, encoding MNRVYVCNCFGVTEAQVRQHAEAGACTPRQIASACKAGTDCGSCVRRIQALLGRAASRGEVADQARSALAGVSELDEAA
- the bfr gene encoding bacterioferritin — encoded protein: MQGDPEVLEFLNEQLTAELTAINQYFLHAKMQENFGWTKLAKYTRAESFDEMKHAEVLTDRILFLEGLPNYQRLFHVRVGQTVTEMFKADRQVEVEAIDRLRRGIEVMRNKGDITSANIFESILKDEEHHIDYLDTQLELVEKLGEALYIAQLIEQPDS
- a CDS encoding sulfite oxidase-like oxidoreductase, translated to MGQPVERESGDAAQSELPPGQRLQRGWPVTHYGPVPKFRPERWEFRVFGATADGEKHCWNHEEFSALPYTTVVADLHCVTKFSMLGAEWGGVPARTLLEIAPPAATVTHVMVWAEYGFSSNLRLTDFAAERTIFATHKDGELLTAEHGFPLRLVVPHLYAWKGPKWVRGIEYMTADRRGFWEERGYHNIGDPWREQRYSYQEEPGDGPEL
- a CDS encoding deoxyribonuclease IV codes for the protein MSTPQSRNPVGSHVPVAGGLASVGLSYARDLGAETVQVFVANPRGWATPPGNPRQDEEFRAACAAGSIPAYVHAPYLINLGSHTEATLERSVESLRHSLRRGRAIGARGVVVHTGSATGGRTRAVALQQVREHLLPLLDELTHDDDPDLLIESTAGQGASLCSRTWDFGPYFEALDAHPKLGVCLDTCHIFAAGHDLTGPTGTHQTLDLLVDTIGEGRLKLIHANDSQAVVGAHKDRHANIGAGHIGEDPFRALMTHPATADVPLIIETPGGKEGHAADVERLKKLRDG